A stretch of the Deinococcus sp. Leaf326 genome encodes the following:
- a CDS encoding PIN/TRAM domain-containing protein, with amino-acid sequence MLWFRLAMMLLGLIAGYGGGAALAVSGSPETAALNTVSLMLAGMFTGLLLAPRAEKFVLVQTGGLRRWYDRLSPKTVTAATFGLIVALLLSVLLGNLLRALPFASWGLSLIVTVVLAAFFITFAVRNADAFGALASSQVRRKPGGKLLDSSVIIDGRVLELSRAGFLEGELVVPAFVLRELQTLADSSDPQKRTRGKRGLKVLEDLREQRPLHVEDWDDPNLVGVDDKLIRLARETGARILTNDSNLMRIAKLHGVDALSLHEAAVALKPQVQAGDTLTITITKSGQQSGQGVGYMEDGTMVVVEDGLKLRNKPVRVVVVNNMQTNVGRMIFARLDKEQVPA; translated from the coding sequence ATGCTGTGGTTCCGACTCGCCATGATGCTGCTGGGCCTGATCGCCGGCTACGGCGGCGGCGCGGCTCTGGCGGTGTCCGGGTCGCCCGAGACCGCTGCCCTCAACACGGTCAGCCTGATGCTTGCCGGGATGTTCACGGGCCTGCTGCTCGCCCCCCGCGCGGAGAAGTTCGTGCTCGTCCAGACCGGAGGGCTGCGGCGCTGGTACGACCGCCTCTCGCCCAAGACCGTCACCGCCGCGACCTTCGGCCTCATCGTGGCCCTGCTCCTGAGCGTGCTGCTGGGCAACCTGCTGCGCGCGCTGCCCTTCGCCTCCTGGGGCCTGAGCCTGATCGTCACGGTGGTGCTGGCGGCCTTTTTCATCACCTTCGCGGTGCGCAACGCCGATGCCTTCGGGGCGTTGGCCTCGTCGCAGGTGCGGCGCAAGCCCGGCGGCAAACTCCTCGACAGCAGCGTGATCATCGACGGCCGCGTGCTGGAGCTGAGCCGCGCGGGCTTTCTGGAGGGCGAACTCGTGGTGCCCGCCTTTGTGCTGCGCGAATTGCAGACGCTGGCCGACAGTTCCGACCCTCAGAAACGCACGCGCGGCAAACGCGGCCTGAAGGTCCTTGAAGACCTCCGTGAGCAGCGTCCCCTGCACGTCGAGGACTGGGATGACCCCAACCTCGTGGGCGTGGACGACAAGCTCATCCGGCTGGCGCGCGAGACGGGTGCCCGTATCCTGACCAACGACAGCAACCTCATGCGGATTGCCAAGCTGCACGGCGTAGACGCCCTGAGTCTCCATGAGGCGGCCGTAGCCCTCAAGCCGCAGGTTCAGGCAGGCGATACCCTGACCATCACCATCACCAAGAGCGGCCAGCAGTCGGGGCAGGGCGTGGGATACATGGAAGACGGCACGATGGTCGTCGTCGAGGACGGTTTGAAACTACGCAACAAGCCGGTGCGCGTGGTCGTGGTGAACAACATGCAGACCAACGTGGGCCGCATGATCT